A section of the Pseudorasbora parva isolate DD20220531a chromosome 2, ASM2467924v1, whole genome shotgun sequence genome encodes:
- the LOC137048132 gene encoding LOW QUALITY PROTEIN: zinc finger protein 135-like (The sequence of the model RefSeq protein was modified relative to this genomic sequence to represent the inferred CDS: inserted 2 bases in 1 codon), producing MEESEESEELREVKEKHHVKPGEKPLSRSKTKKTFIKKTRAKKSTTCTQCGKSFISKKDLERHMRIHTGEKPFTCDQCGKRFTQSSNLKAHMRVHTGEKLYSCDQCSKTFIDTSTLKAHLRVHTKEKPHSCSVCGKSFSQLQHLHTHEKIHTGVREHMCFECEKTFTTVYSLKQHQRIHTGEKPYKCSHCDKRFSQSSSKKRHERIHSREKPHTCDQCEKSFSIKSHLKKHLRVHTKEKPHSCTVCGKSFLRLQYLHKHQKILTDVXECGKTFTTVYCLKLPQRIHTGEKPYKCSHCDKRFSQSSDLKTHEKIHTGEKPYKRFSQSSDQKTHERIHSREKPHTCDQCGKSFSIKSHLKKHMKIHAVEKPHHYSLK from the exons ATGGAAGAGAGCGAGGAGAGTGAAGAACTGAGAGAAGTGAAGGAGAAACATCATGTCAAACCTGGAGAAAAACCTTTGAGTCGCTCAAAGactaaaaagacatttataaagaaAACAAGAGCCAAGAAATCTACAACCTGCACtcagtgtggaaaaagtttcatAAGCAAAAAAGATCTTGAGCGTCACATGAGGatccacaccggagagaagccgttcacatgtgatcagtgtgggaaAAGATTCACCCAATCATCAAACCTTAAGgctcacatgagagttcacaccggagagaagctGTACTCATGTGATCAGTGCAGCAAAACATTTATTGATACATCAACCCTGAAGGCACACCTGAGAGTTCATACGAAGGAGAAGCCACATTCATGTTCtgtgtgtggaaagagtttttcaCAGCTtcaacatttacacacacatgaGAAAATACACACTGGTGTGAGAGAGCACATGTGCTTTGAATGTGAGAAGACTTTTACTACAGTGTACAGTTTAAAACAGCACCAgaggattcacactggagaaaaaccttacaagtgttcacactgtgacaagagatTCAGTCAGTCATCAAGTAAGAAAAGACATGAGAGGATCCACAGCAGAGAGAAGCCGCACACGTGTGATCAGTGCGAGAAGAGTTTCTCTATTAAAAGTCACCTGAAGAAACACCTGAGAGTTCATACAAAGGAGAAGCCACATTCATGTACtgtgtgtggaaagagttttttaCGGCTACAATACTTGCATAAACATCAGAAAATACTCACTGATGT TGAGTGTGGGAAGACTTTTACGACAGTGTACTGTTTAAAACTGCCCCAgaggattcacactggagaaaaaccttacaagtgttcacactgtgacaagagatTCAGTCAGTCATCAGATCTGAAAACACATGAGAAgatccacactggagaaaaaccttacAAGAGATTCAGTCAGTCATCAGATCAGAAAACACATGAGAGGATCCACAGCAGAGAGAAGCCGCACACGTGTgatcagtgtgggaagagtttctcTATTAAAAGTCACCTGAAGAAACACATGAAGATCCATGCAGTGGAGAAACCACATCACTACAGTCTGAAATAA